GGCATCATGGATAACGACGAACCGGTCCCAAATGAGCTGCTCACCCGCGCGCAGCAAATCACCGACGCCAACGCCGCGTTCTTCGATCCGCAACACGGCTTCGCCGGTTGCATTGCCGGTTTGCATGAAGTCTTGCGCCGGCAAGGATTGCTGGCCGGCCGCTGGCTGTTGAACCCCAACGCCGATTTGTCGCCGGGGCAGATGCAGGAAATTGACCGGGTTTACAACGCTTATCCGCATTTGAACGACGACGAGTTTGTCGAAGAAAATCTTGCCTCATGGTTAAATTAGCGATGAAATCTCCTTTAAAATCTTGCCGGACTCAAAAAAATCCTCTTGTTTTCCCATCGAAAAATTGTTATTCTGTTGTGATCCGAGTTTTTGCGGAAATTGGATAACAACAGTTCGCTCTTTTTATGGTGAAATCACCCTTGTTTTTTGTTTCTACCAGAAATCCGTTGACACATTTAAGTTTCGCCTTGCAGAAATTCGGTTCGTAACAACAATTTTTAATCAGTTATGTCATTGGTAAATGGTCGACATTTCGGCATTCGATTTGCCGAAATGATTTTATTCGCATCGCCGTCCGGAGGGAAAATTGATTCCGCTTAAAGATGACAACCCGCGCGTATTGATTCCGTTCTTCAATTATGGGTTGATCTTGTGTAATGTGGCCGTTTTCATTTATCAGTTCTCGCACCCTGATCCGGATTTATTTGTGCATGCCTACGGCGCGATTCCGGCTGAGATTATGAGTGGCCAGAATTGGTCAAGCCTGATCACCGGCATGTTTTTGCACGGCGGGTGGCTGCATTTGTTGGGTAATATGCTGTACCTGTGGATTTTCGGCGACAATGTCGAGGGGCTTATGGGGCATGGACGTTATTTGATTTTTTATTTGCTTTGTGGATTGGTGGCAACCATGGCTCACATTGCCGTGGATCCGACTTCTGAGATACCGATGGTGGGCGCGAGCGGCGCGATTAGTGGTGTGCTCGGAGCCTATGTCGTCAAGTTTCCGCGGGCGCGAATTTTAATTCTCGTTCCCATCGTCATCTGTTTGACCACCTTTCGGATTCCCGCGTTATTTGTACTCGGATTTTGGTTTGTCAAAGAAGTGATCAGCGGTGTGGTCACGATAAAGAGGGAAGTTGGCAGCCAGGTGGCCTTTTTTGCGCACGTCGGCGGTTTTGTTGCCGGCTTGCTCTTCGTGAAATTTTTTGAGCGCCGGCAAAATCTCGAACTCTTCCGCCGCCGCGATTCCGACGATTACCCCAAGTGGGGCTAACCCATGATGAAATGAGGCCTGTATGAATACGAACGCATTTCATATACCGAATGACCGCTATTACGACGGTGTGAATCATCTTTGGGCAAAAGCGGACTCCACCACCGGTCGCATCGTCATCGGCATGGACGAGCTTGGTTTGCAAGCCTTGGGCGATTTGGTTTACATCACGCTCAAAGAAGTCGGCACACCGGTGAAGCGCGGAGAAGCTCTCGGCACGCTCGAGGCGGCGAAGATGACGGGGGACATTATCGCGCCCGTTAGCGGCATTTTGATCGGCCGCAACGAAATCGTTTTGCGTGATCCGACTTTGGTCAATCGCGACCCGTATGATCAGGGCTGGATGGTCTCCATTGACCCGACCGAGTGGAAAAAAGAATCGGCAGCGCTCGTCTCGGGCGACGCCATTGTTCCATGGCTAGAAGCTGAAGTTGAGCGTTATCAAAAGCAAGGGTGGATTTAGTTTGTAGTGTTTGCCTTTAGGCATCCGCTTGCAACAAACGTTGAGTTCAAAGTGGGAAGCTTTACCGAGCCCAATATTTCAGAAAAGGTGGATATCATCGCCTCAAATCTGGCGTTTGCATGGATTCCTGACAGGGATAAAAGAACGGCAGTCGACAAGATGCACAGCTTTCAAAATGATTCCAAAATGTACTGGCGCTTAATCACCGACGACAATGTCTCCGCTTCCTTCGGCCTCGCGGCTGATGACGCCCTCGCACAAAGAGCCGGCATTGGCGCCTCGCCATCAACTTTGCGTCTCTACACCTATCGTTCGCATTGTGCGCTGGCCGGGCGTTTTCAAAGAATCGAAAACGAGATTCATCTCGACTTTTGCCGGCGGCACGACATTCAAGTCAACCGCCGTCCCACCGGCGGCGGCGCCATCATCATGGGCGCGGAGCAATTGGGCGTGGCATTGATGATTCCGGCGGGTGGGGAGGACACATACGGCCGCGCGCGCGAGTTGATGGAAAAATTTTCTGCCGGTGTGGTTTGGGCGTTGCATCAGCTCGGCGTGCCGGCGCATTTTCGCCGGAAAAACGACATCGAAGTGCATGGCCGAAAAATCGCCGGCCTCGGCATTCATCGCGCCGGCAATGGCGGCTTGTTGTTTCATGCTTCGCTGCTGGTCGATCTCGACGTGCCACTCATGCTGCGCGTGCTCAACACGCCGTTCGAGAAAATCTCCGACAAGGAAATCGCCACGGTTGCCGCGCGCACGACGACGGTGCGGCGTGAACTCGGGCGCCTCATTTCGCTCAATGAAGTCCGGCACAAGGTCGCCGAAGGCTACGCGCGGGCTTTCAATACCAAAATGAAGGGTGGAGATTTTAGCGCGGAAGAGTTGCACGCCATCAACAAGCTCGAACAGGAAAAATATCTCAGCCGCGACTGGATTTTTCAGGCCACGGCCGTGTCCGATGCCCGGGGCGCGGCAAAAATGAAAACGCCCGGCGGTTTGCTCGAAGTAAAAGTCACCCTGGCGGGCCGTATGTTGAAAGCCGCGTATATCACCGGTGATTTTTTTGCCGCGGAAAATGCCGTCGCCGATCTCGAAGCAAGCTTGCGCTGGCATACGAGCGCTCCCGAAGCGATCGCCACAACGCTGCAGCGAGTTTATGCGAAACATCAAAATGAATTGGGCGCGATTCCTTTGCGTATGTTGATTGAGACCGTTCAGGCGGCGGTCGAGCAGGCGCTCGATGCTGATGCAAATCCTTACGGCTGTTTCGTCAATCCGGAGGCGGCGCATGCCTGAGCTTGTTCCTCTTTACACATCCAAACCTGCTTTGCCGCCCGTCATGCCCGACCCTGCCTGCTGGGTGATTCGCCGCACCCATTTTCCCGATCACATCACCTTTCACACGCCCGGACTCAAAGGCTACAAGACTTCCGAATACAACGGCCACAATGCGCAGGAGTTCGTCTCGATCAGCATCACTGGCACGGCGTGCGCGTTGAGCTGCGAGCATTGCAAGATGAGCGTGCTCAAGGGCATGATGGCACTGCCGCAATTCGAGGGCTCGTTGTTTGATTTGTGCGCCGCTCTCGCCCGGCGCGGGGCACGCGGGGTGTTGATCTCCGGCGGCAGTGACCGGCAGGGCCGTGTGCCGCTGCTGCCTCATATTCCCGACATGATTCGCGTTCGTCACGAGTTGGGACTCGCCCTGCGTGTTCATGTGGGCCTGCCGGATGAAGAGACCTGCGCCGCATTGGCCGAAGTCGGCATTGACGGCGCGATGATCGATGTCATCGGCCATCGAGACACGATTCGTGAAGTTTATCATTTGGATTCGTCTCCGGAAGCTTATGAAACCGCGCTCGGGCATCTCGAGCGCCACAATGTTCCGACCGTGCCGCACATCATTCTCGGCCTGCATTTCGGTCGCATGCTGGGGGAATGGCGCGCCCTGGAGATGATCGCGCGTCATCCGCCGAAAATTTTGGTGCTCGTGATTTTGATGCCGCTCAACGGCACGCCAATGGCGGTGACCAGACCGCCGTCTCTGGATGAGATCGGAAATTTTTTTGCGACGGCGCGCAAAACGCTGCCCGCCACGCCGGTGATGTTGGGGTGCGCGCGGCCGCTGGGACAAATCAAATTCGATATCGACCGGTTGGCCATCGATGCCGGCTTGAATGGCATCGCCTATCCGGCGGAGGGCATTGTCGAATATGCGCGGCAGAAAAGATTGATACCGAATTTCATCAACGCGTGTTGTGGGGTAACGTGGTGAATTTTGTAGTTGAGATTTTGTAGTCACGCCTTCAGGCGCTGGAACAGTAGTGGACATAGTCCTAGAATTTTGTATGAATTGGGCCGCCTGAACTCGGAGTGCAAAACTTCAGTTTTGCGATGCTGCAGCCTTGCACGCCGTTCAGATGAGTAAACTTTTACGTGTTGGATAACAGCCCCCGAAGGGACTACTACGAAAAATTGAGGAATCCATGGCCAAAGTAACGATCCCCTCTTACCTGCAAGCGGAACAATTTCAAATCAGCCCGGATTATGTGCGCATCAGCATGGCGGCAGCGATTGAACTGCGCTTGAAGCCCGGCCGTTTGCTGCGCGATTGCCATTGCGGCTGCATCAACCTGTTGCAAAATTATCCTGAAGGCTGCTACGCCAACTGCACCTACTGCGGCCTCGCGCGCGAACGGCCCGGCGTGCCCGAGGACAACACATTCATTCGCGTGGCCTGGCCGCTTTATCCGACGGATTTGGTCGCCGAAAAAATTGCTGAGAAAGAAGCCCGCAGCAGTGTCGGTCGTGTTTGCATTG
This region of candidate division KSB1 bacterium genomic DNA includes:
- a CDS encoding lipoate--protein ligase family protein, whose protein sequence is MHSFQNDSKMYWRLITDDNVSASFGLAADDALAQRAGIGASPSTLRLYTYRSHCALAGRFQRIENEIHLDFCRRHDIQVNRRPTGGGAIIMGAEQLGVALMIPAGGEDTYGRARELMEKFSAGVVWALHQLGVPAHFRRKNDIEVHGRKIAGLGIHRAGNGGLLFHASLLVDLDVPLMLRVLNTPFEKISDKEIATVAARTTTVRRELGRLISLNEVRHKVAEGYARAFNTKMKGGDFSAEELHAINKLEQEKYLSRDWIFQATAVSDARGAAKMKTPGGLLEVKVTLAGRMLKAAYITGDFFAAENAVADLEASLRWHTSAPEAIATTLQRVYAKHQNELGAIPLRMLIETVQAAVEQALDADANPYGCFVNPEAAHA
- a CDS encoding glycine cleavage system protein H gives rise to the protein MNTNAFHIPNDRYYDGVNHLWAKADSTTGRIVIGMDELGLQALGDLVYITLKEVGTPVKRGEALGTLEAAKMTGDIIAPVSGILIGRNEIVLRDPTLVNRDPYDQGWMVSIDPTEWKKESAALVSGDAIVPWLEAEVERYQKQGWI
- a CDS encoding rhomboid family intramembrane serine protease, with product MIPLKDDNPRVLIPFFNYGLILCNVAVFIYQFSHPDPDLFVHAYGAIPAEIMSGQNWSSLITGMFLHGGWLHLLGNMLYLWIFGDNVEGLMGHGRYLIFYLLCGLVATMAHIAVDPTSEIPMVGASGAISGVLGAYVVKFPRARILILVPIVICLTTFRIPALFVLGFWFVKEVISGVVTIKREVGSQVAFFAHVGGFVAGLLFVKFFERRQNLELFRRRDSDDYPKWG
- a CDS encoding radical SAM protein, which gives rise to MPELVPLYTSKPALPPVMPDPACWVIRRTHFPDHITFHTPGLKGYKTSEYNGHNAQEFVSISITGTACALSCEHCKMSVLKGMMALPQFEGSLFDLCAALARRGARGVLISGGSDRQGRVPLLPHIPDMIRVRHELGLALRVHVGLPDEETCAALAEVGIDGAMIDVIGHRDTIREVYHLDSSPEAYETALGHLERHNVPTVPHIILGLHFGRMLGEWRALEMIARHPPKILVLVILMPLNGTPMAVTRPPSLDEIGNFFATARKTLPATPVMLGCARPLGQIKFDIDRLAIDAGLNGIAYPAEGIVEYARQKRLIPNFINACCGVTW